One Siniperca chuatsi isolate FFG_IHB_CAS linkage group LG3, ASM2008510v1, whole genome shotgun sequence genomic region harbors:
- the LOC122873072 gene encoding dynein regulatory complex subunit 4-like: protein MPPKNKSKKAAKGKSSAVVDGISTEEMSKDQLEEHIVRLREELDREREERSYFQLERDKIQAFWEISKRSVEETKAELRNRLREREEAEERHRVEITVYKQKLKHVLSEHHGTISGLKTDAVASTSLIQNRHTESELGLQREMHGLQADFREKKVRNETCIKELKLKHQVELMELANDYDRRIREIEVKYHKKMQTMIEAEGKKRRAEILELEDRMKSRVVALVEDHDRALRGAEEYYSAIQSKLLADQKVLKEELAEVKQQQARADKELSAAEQENRRLSESLQDAQQKLPELRKQLEDYNQAKAKAATTRARVKVIEKELRALTVEHELLLQAFEKVQQERDELLKKQTEAILDVQQKSGLKELLLERKLAALTETLEKREAQLCAALSASVVDQTAGRSAANKLEEMLESKHVAISDFQCELARDCKEYDDLLQTCKEKLKALGVPLYDFPFRPSEQVLGGQTQVQDSPGPSSKR, encoded by the exons ATG CCACCcaagaacaaaagcaaaaaggCTGCGAAGGGGAAGTCCTCAGCAGTGGTGGACGGTATTTCAACGGAAGAGATGTCCAAGGATCAG CTGGAGGAGCACATAGTTCGCCTGCGGGAGGAGCTGGACAGAGAGCGGGAGGAGAGGAGCTACTTCCAGCTGGAGAGGGACAAGATCCAGGCCTTCTGGGAAATCTCCAAGAGGAGCGTGGAGGAGACGAAGGCCGAGCTGAGGAACAGactcagggagagagaggaggccgAGGAGCGCCACCGAGTGGAGATCACT GTGTACAAGCAGAAGCTGAAGCACGTCCTGTCTGAACACCACGGCACGATCTCTGGGCTGAAGACGGACGCCGTCGCCTCGACCTCGCTGATCCAGAACCGGCACACAGAGTCGGAGCTCGGGCTGCAGAGAGAAATGCACGGCCTGCAGGCGGACTTCAGAGAGAAGAAGGTCCGCAACGAAACCTGCATCAAGGAGCTCAAGCTG AAACACCAGGTGGAGTTAATGGAACTGGCGAACGACTATGACAGACGAATCAGAG aaattgAGGTGAAATATCACAAGAAAATGCAGACAATGATCGAAGCGGAGGGCAAAAAGCGGAGGGCTGAGATCCTCGAGCTCGAGGACAGAATGAAGAGCCGAGTTGTGGCTCTGGTAGAGGACCACGACAGAGCTctcagaggagctgaggagtacTACTCTGCTATTCAAAGTAAACTGCTGGCGGATCAGAAGGTGCTGAAG GAAGAACTTGCAgaggtgaagcagcagcaggcgcGAGCGGACAAAGAGCTTTCAGCAGCTGAGCAGGAGAACAGACGTCTGAGCGAGTCTCTGCAGGACGCACAACAGAAGCTGCCCGAGCTCCGAAAACAGCTGGAAGACTACAACCAGGCCAAGGCCAAGGCGGCG ACGACTAGAGCTCGAGTGAAGGTCATTGAAAAGGAACTGAGAGCTCTGACAGTGGAGCacgagctgctgctgcaggcgTTTGAAAAG GTTCAGCAAGAGCGCGATGAGCTGTTGAAGAAGCAGACGGAGGCCATTCTGGACGTACAGCAGAAGAGCGGACTGAAGGAGCTGTTGCTGGAGAGGAAGTTGGCAGCGCTGACAGAAACTCTGGAGAAGAGGGAGGCTCAGCTCTGCGCCGCACTCTCGGCCTCCGTCGTCGACCAAACTGCAGGCCGCAGCGCCGCAAACAAACTCGAG GAAATGTTGGAGTCGAAACACGTCGCCATCAGTGACTTCCAGTGTGAGTTGGCTCGAGATTGTAAG GAGTATGACGACCTGCTGCAGACCTGTAAGGAGAAGCTGAAGGCTCTGGGTGTCCCTCTGTACGACTTTCCCTTCAGGCCCTCCGAGCAGGTCCTGGGCGGACAGACTCAGGTACAGGACTCTCCTGGACCTTCCTCCAAACGCTGA